In a genomic window of Mageeibacillus indolicus UPII9-5:
- a CDS encoding aspartate kinase, whose amino-acid sequence MKVCKFGGSSLANADQIRKVCDIVLSDSSRKIIVVSAPGKRNREDVKVTDLLINLAEAIIAGHAGNNELELILKRFVGIAREMHLQHDFEQEVRADLAERISTYRNSPQELTDALKAAGEDNCARLVTAYLNAMGEQATYIHPGKAGMLLTGEHGNGQLLPESYCELSKLKDMPGLLVFPGFFGYSETGKIVTFSRGGSDITGAILAAAVGAEMYENWSDVDSVFAVNPNLIPHPAPIREMTYSEMRELAYAGFSVLHEETLEPVLRCNIPICIRNTNNPNSPGTKIVASRIDFDGIVTGISGSKGFCYLHISQYLMNKKVGFVYRVLKILNELEIPFEHMPSGIDSITIVMRNSVFTQEKEAMVRRRLNDELGVTSINVVRGLAMVMLVGAAMAQTVGVMSRAASALGRAGINMELISQGASELSIIIGIREEYCQYAVKELYHEFFLGR is encoded by the coding sequence ATGAAAGTTTGCAAATTCGGCGGTTCATCTTTAGCCAACGCTGACCAAATACGTAAAGTATGTGACATTGTTCTTAGTGATAGCTCTCGGAAAATTATTGTCGTTTCAGCTCCGGGCAAACGCAATCGAGAAGACGTTAAAGTCACAGATTTGCTTATTAATTTAGCTGAAGCCATTATCGCCGGTCACGCCGGGAATAATGAGCTTGAACTTATTCTTAAACGTTTCGTCGGCATAGCCCGCGAAATGCATTTGCAACATGATTTTGAACAAGAAGTACGTGCCGATCTGGCCGAACGCATAAGCACTTATCGTAATTCTCCGCAAGAACTTACTGATGCGCTTAAAGCTGCGGGAGAAGATAACTGTGCGCGTCTGGTCACCGCTTACTTGAATGCTATGGGGGAACAGGCTACTTATATACACCCTGGCAAAGCAGGTATGCTGCTTACAGGTGAACATGGTAACGGTCAGCTTTTACCGGAGTCATATTGTGAACTGTCCAAGCTTAAAGATATGCCCGGCTTATTGGTATTTCCAGGTTTCTTCGGCTATTCCGAAACTGGTAAAATTGTCACTTTCTCCCGAGGCGGTTCGGATATAACCGGAGCGATTTTGGCGGCGGCTGTCGGGGCCGAAATGTACGAAAACTGGTCGGATGTAGACTCGGTTTTTGCCGTCAACCCTAATCTAATACCGCATCCGGCACCTATACGAGAAATGACTTACAGCGAAATGCGGGAATTGGCTTATGCCGGATTTTCCGTTTTGCATGAAGAGACTTTAGAGCCGGTATTGCGCTGCAACATACCGATTTGCATTCGTAACACTAACAATCCTAATTCTCCCGGCACCAAAATTGTCGCTTCTCGCATCGATTTTGATGGTATAGTGACCGGAATCTCCGGCAGTAAAGGTTTTTGTTACCTGCATATCTCACAATATTTAATGAACAAAAAAGTCGGATTCGTCTATCGTGTTCTAAAGATTTTGAATGAACTTGAGATTCCTTTCGAGCACATGCCTTCCGGAATAGATTCAATAACTATAGTAATGCGAAACTCTGTCTTCACCCAAGAAAAAGAAGCCATGGTAAGACGTCGTTTAAATGATGAACTTGGCGTAACGTCAATTAATGTTGTCCGAGGCCTGGCCATGGTCATGCTCGTCGGCGCGGCAATGGCACAAACAGTAGGGGTTATGTCACGCGCAGCCTCTGCTTTGGGCAGAGCTGGCATCAACATGGAGTTAATAAGTCAAGGAGCTTCCGAGCTTAGTATAATAATCGGAATACGCGAAGAATACTGCCAATACGCCGTAAAAGAGTTGTATCACGAGTTTTTCTTAGGCCGTTAG
- a CDS encoding YqeG family HAD IIIA-type phosphatase: MLKRFFQPDAYFRSLADIDFNSLYEQGYRLVLLDMDNTLIRDGHRERTAFSDLQINRMLDAGFKCLILSNGPAERVKPFADLHHLDFIADSGKPSRRGVHLACQKFSLSPKETLLIGDQIFTDVLCGRRSGVLTLLVAPLATGEKWYIRIKRIFELPFISSLKMNKGLPSSGRKIFANWLARRRFKNLRRFLPRRRLRTLPHRKNIFSRLLKRRHYHFFYLKKPSDYHISNG; the protein is encoded by the coding sequence TTGCTTAAGCGATTTTTTCAACCGGACGCCTATTTCCGCAGTTTAGCGGATATAGATTTTAATTCTTTATATGAGCAAGGTTATCGATTGGTTTTGTTGGATATGGACAATACACTTATCCGCGACGGGCATAGGGAAAGGACGGCCTTTTCTGACTTGCAAATTAACCGAATGCTTGATGCAGGCTTCAAATGTCTAATACTCAGCAATGGCCCGGCAGAACGCGTGAAACCATTTGCTGATTTACATCATTTGGATTTCATTGCTGATTCAGGCAAACCGTCACGCCGTGGGGTGCACTTGGCCTGCCAAAAATTTTCGCTTTCGCCTAAAGAAACATTGTTAATCGGCGACCAAATTTTCACTGATGTTCTATGTGGCCGTCGTTCCGGTGTTTTGACTTTGTTGGTGGCCCCGTTAGCCACGGGTGAGAAGTGGTACATCCGGATAAAGCGGATTTTTGAGCTGCCTTTCATTAGCTCGCTTAAGATGAACAAAGGTTTGCCATCCAGCGGAAGAAAAATATTTGCTAATTGGTTGGCTAGAAGGAGGTTTAAAAATTTACGGCGCTTTTTGCCTCGACGGCGTTTAAGAACTTTGCCACACCGAAAAAATATTTTTTCCCGCTTGCTCAAGAGACGACATTATCACTTTTTTTATTTGAAAAAGCCGTCTGATTACCACATAAGTAACGGATAA
- a CDS encoding M24 family metallopeptidase — MANLKKIEFYRARRIAALREWMAERKLESVLLYSRENTRFFAGFTGTESYALITAKDLYLYLDSRYIEQGKIQSSEYMIVPVTKAALTVVSEHLAEIKIKEVGLEADYLPWTMQLTLQRNNPSVKFVPLGSELAELRLIKDEWELAMLRKAIYISDEAWRQLLPTIKAGQTENQVAAQLEHNMRVLGASAPSFTTIIASGLRSALPHGVASDKVIEDGDSITMDFGALYEGYCSDITRTVFLGTPNPKILEIYNIVLKAQTAGEKFLRAGVKGKDVDAVARNIINDAGYGEYFGHGLGHSLGLEIHESPRCSKYCDTVLQAGSMMTVEPGIYIPGVGGVRIEDTCLVREHDCEVITAATKEVVLLH; from the coding sequence ATGGCTAACCTAAAAAAAATTGAATTTTATCGTGCAAGGCGTATAGCGGCGTTAAGAGAATGGATGGCTGAACGAAAGCTGGAGTCTGTTTTGCTGTACAGCCGTGAAAACACACGTTTCTTCGCGGGGTTCACCGGCACGGAGTCTTATGCCTTGATCACGGCAAAAGACTTATATCTTTACTTGGACAGCAGATATATTGAGCAGGGAAAAATTCAGTCTTCCGAGTATATGATTGTTCCGGTGACCAAAGCGGCATTGACGGTAGTAAGTGAACATCTGGCAGAGATAAAAATAAAAGAAGTCGGTTTGGAAGCTGACTATCTTCCGTGGACAATGCAATTAACCTTGCAGAGGAACAATCCTTCGGTCAAGTTTGTGCCGTTGGGCAGCGAACTTGCTGAATTGCGCTTAATCAAAGATGAATGGGAATTGGCAATGCTGCGTAAAGCAATCTATATTTCCGATGAAGCTTGGAGACAACTTCTACCGACAATCAAGGCAGGACAAACGGAAAATCAGGTCGCAGCTCAACTTGAACATAATATGCGTGTTCTGGGAGCTTCGGCACCTTCATTTACTACAATAATCGCTTCCGGCTTGCGCAGCGCCTTACCGCATGGAGTTGCTAGCGATAAAGTGATTGAAGATGGCGATTCCATAACAATGGATTTCGGTGCGCTGTATGAAGGCTATTGCTCAGATATCACTCGTACCGTATTTTTAGGAACACCGAACCCGAAAATTTTGGAAATATACAATATTGTCCTAAAAGCTCAGACGGCCGGAGAAAAATTTCTGCGGGCCGGCGTTAAGGGCAAAGATGTGGATGCCGTAGCGAGAAATATCATCAATGACGCAGGCTATGGCGAATATTTTGGCCACGGCCTCGGTCACAGCTTAGGCTTGGAAATCCACGAGTCACCTCGCTGCAGCAAATATTGTGATACGGTTTTGCAAGCAGGGTCAATGATGACAGTCGAACCGGGAATTTACATTCCGGGAGTAGGCGGCGTAAGAATCGAAGATACTTGCCTTGTACGGGAACATGATTGTGAAGTTATAACCGCCGCTACAAAAGAAGTTGTCTTGTTACATTAA
- the secD gene encoding protein translocase subunit SecD, which yields MSRKSVPSVKIRKGRKHTFFIVALIIALLTVISYTGISVPEPGGTKIRLAGASEIRFGIDIRGGVEAVYAPKNFKGKPTEDQLQAINKIMETRLDNLNILDRDIIIDRQNGYVIVRFPWKSKEAVFDPAKAMKELGETAHLTFKDESGKVVLEGSDVKKASHEVNTQNGENVVSLELTPEGAKKFAVATKENLGKNLSINMDEKMLSNPRVNSVISEGRAMISPMESPKAAVDLAGKINAGSLPFDIEAISSSSISPSLGNNALSVMLRAGIVAFIILSIFLLLYYRLPGFVAIIALLAQIVGIMLGISIPQQTLTLQGIAGIILSIGMGVDANIIISERIKEELRGGATLLTAIASGFDRAFSSILDGNVTVAISAVCLMVFGTGSMLSFGYSLLLGVILNLICGATASHLMVSSLAAFKQLRNTWLYGDYSAKQKARKEGGAL from the coding sequence ATGTCACGCAAATCGGTCCCTTCCGTCAAAATAAGAAAAGGGCGGAAGCATACCTTTTTCATAGTGGCTCTTATCATTGCTCTGCTAACCGTCATTTCTTACACCGGTATCAGCGTTCCTGAACCGGGCGGCACCAAGATCCGTTTGGCCGGAGCTTCGGAAATACGCTTTGGTATTGATATCCGCGGTGGCGTTGAAGCTGTATATGCTCCCAAAAATTTTAAAGGCAAACCGACTGAAGATCAGTTGCAGGCCATTAACAAAATTATGGAGACCCGCCTTGATAATTTGAATATTTTGGACCGTGATATTATCATTGACCGTCAAAACGGGTATGTAATCGTTCGTTTCCCGTGGAAATCAAAAGAAGCTGTTTTTGATCCGGCCAAGGCTATGAAAGAACTTGGGGAAACTGCTCATCTTACCTTTAAAGATGAAAGCGGTAAGGTCGTACTCGAGGGCAGCGATGTTAAAAAAGCTTCGCACGAAGTGAACACCCAAAACGGTGAAAACGTTGTTTCTTTGGAATTAACTCCGGAAGGTGCGAAGAAATTTGCGGTTGCTACTAAAGAAAACCTCGGCAAAAATCTGTCCATTAACATGGATGAAAAGATGTTGTCAAATCCTAGGGTCAACTCTGTTATTTCGGAAGGACGAGCTATGATTTCTCCTATGGAGTCGCCTAAAGCGGCGGTGGATTTGGCTGGGAAAATAAATGCCGGCTCTCTACCGTTTGATATTGAAGCCATTAGCTCGAGTTCGATATCTCCGTCTCTTGGTAATAACGCCTTAAGCGTAATGTTAAGGGCCGGAATTGTAGCATTCATTATTTTGAGTATATTCCTATTGCTGTATTATCGTTTGCCGGGTTTTGTGGCAATTATCGCCTTGCTAGCGCAGATTGTTGGTATTATGCTCGGTATATCCATCCCACAACAGACTTTGACCTTACAAGGTATTGCCGGTATCATTCTTTCAATCGGTATGGGTGTTGATGCTAATATCATAATCTCTGAAAGAATCAAAGAAGAACTACGTGGCGGGGCCACCTTGCTAACAGCTATTGCTAGCGGCTTCGATCGGGCATTTTCATCAATCCTTGACGGTAATGTTACGGTGGCTATTTCCGCAGTGTGCTTAATGGTCTTCGGAACAGGCTCAATGCTTTCATTTGGCTATTCACTGTTGCTTGGTGTTATACTTAACCTTATTTGCGGTGCAACGGCTTCGCATTTGATGGTAAGCTCTTTAGCTGCATTTAAACAATTGCGTAACACTTGGCTGTATGGCGATTACAGTGCAAAGCAAAAAGCTCGTAAAGAGGGAGGGGCGTTATGA
- the secF gene encoding protein translocase subunit SecF produces MTQNIPFKMSFYKQRYKFIAFSSLLLLIGIISAIVFGMKLDIQFKGGSIVKMSFAGDVDLSKAEEVVSNAIKKPVSMQIISSLESSSEKKVRSLVINVADNQALKTEEQMAMTEALQKAFPSNNITWSEASLVNPFIGQRTLTNGLLAVLVSSILIVLYVWIRFRTISGASAGIFALIALIHDVLIAFFAFVVFRFSLNETVIAVVLSILGWSVNDTIVIFDRIRENERLYGGKMTLPDLVDMSINQSFTRTLNTSICSFVAILMAFVFAKVYNLSSIVEFALPMMVGVIIGSYSSICLATPLWTMFKTRGGRTGYEH; encoded by the coding sequence ATGACTCAGAATATACCGTTTAAGATGAGTTTTTATAAGCAACGCTATAAATTCATCGCTTTTTCTTCGTTGCTTTTATTGATTGGAATTATTTCTGCTATAGTTTTCGGCATGAAATTGGATATCCAGTTTAAGGGTGGTTCAATCGTAAAAATGAGTTTCGCCGGTGATGTCGATTTGAGCAAAGCGGAGGAAGTAGTTTCTAATGCAATTAAAAAACCTGTTTCGATGCAAATCATTTCCAGTTTGGAATCAAGCAGCGAAAAAAAGGTGCGCAGTCTGGTTATTAACGTTGCCGACAATCAGGCTCTGAAGACAGAGGAACAGATGGCGATGACGGAAGCACTGCAGAAGGCTTTCCCATCTAACAACATAACTTGGTCGGAAGCTAGCTTGGTTAATCCATTTATCGGTCAACGCACTTTGACCAATGGTCTGTTGGCGGTTCTGGTTTCTTCAATTCTGATCGTTTTGTACGTTTGGATAAGATTTAGAACCATTTCGGGTGCTTCAGCCGGTATCTTTGCCTTGATTGCTTTGATTCATGATGTTTTAATTGCATTCTTTGCGTTTGTTGTTTTCAGGTTTTCACTGAATGAAACAGTAATCGCTGTTGTCCTGTCAATTTTGGGTTGGTCTGTTAACGACACAATCGTTATTTTTGACCGGATCAGAGAGAATGAACGCTTGTACGGTGGCAAAATGACTCTGCCTGATTTGGTTGATATGTCTATTAATCAATCTTTTACTCGTACGCTAAACACAAGTATTTGTTCTTTCGTGGCAATTTTAATGGCCTTCGTTTTCGCCAAAGTATATAATTTGTCGAGCATTGTTGAGTTCGCTTTGCCGATGATGGTAGGTGTAATAATCGGATCTTATTCTTCAATTTGCTTGGCAACTCCGCTTTGGACGATGTTTAAAACGCGCGGCGGACGAACTGGCTACGAACATTAA
- the larE gene encoding ATP-dependent sacrificial sulfur transferase LarE, with amino-acid sequence MAQYNIANQAVTKENFDPAEHNLVVILTNDLIEQRDRLFADGWADMLRAAVNNGKTVVVIVLDNRSEDMCMPSGLTYTRLAINKSDLAEALANLKTEPEKTIYIATDHTVINSLAASKLQYIDPETIVDWRQGIRNPLLFLSGEARTDYLALAAALPKDGKLAVAFSGGVDSSLLLYVADRVLGGQNATGILGISPFTPRREIQAALSMSKSYGLALSTASFSDTEMRTLYPNPEDRCYHCKKMLFSNFIDFAVKHGFPYLAEGSNLDDMGDYRPGLKAIAELHVLSPLRVAQFDKKKIRSLSAALGLPTKNMPSLACLATRMPYNHTIDPAILGKVDLAEEFLLNRGFKQVRVRVHGDLARIELAPAELTSLLTNSDLRLEINQYLCGLGFNYVTLDIIGYRTGSMNLNVNSVNRK; translated from the coding sequence ATGGCACAATATAATATTGCTAATCAAGCTGTAACAAAGGAAAACTTTGACCCGGCTGAACATAACTTAGTTGTAATTCTAACAAATGACTTAATTGAGCAACGCGACAGACTGTTTGCGGACGGTTGGGCTGATATGCTAAGAGCTGCAGTAAATAACGGCAAAACTGTGGTTGTCATTGTTTTAGATAATAGGTCTGAAGATATGTGTATGCCTTCAGGCTTGACCTATACAAGGTTGGCAATCAACAAATCTGATCTTGCCGAGGCTTTGGCTAATTTGAAAACAGAACCGGAAAAAACAATTTACATTGCAACCGATCATACGGTTATTAATTCTTTAGCTGCGTCCAAGCTGCAGTATATCGATCCGGAAACAATTGTTGATTGGCGACAAGGAATTCGTAATCCCTTGCTTTTTTTAAGCGGAGAAGCGAGAACGGATTATCTAGCTTTGGCGGCAGCTTTGCCCAAAGACGGGAAACTGGCTGTAGCTTTTTCTGGGGGGGTCGACTCAAGCTTGTTGCTTTATGTGGCTGACCGCGTACTGGGGGGACAAAATGCTACCGGGATTCTCGGTATATCTCCATTTACTCCACGGCGTGAAATTCAAGCTGCTCTCAGCATGAGTAAGTCTTACGGTTTGGCACTTAGTACAGCCTCATTTTCTGACACTGAAATGCGTACATTATATCCGAATCCAGAAGACAGATGCTATCACTGTAAAAAGATGCTGTTCTCAAATTTTATAGATTTTGCCGTCAAACATGGGTTTCCATATTTGGCTGAAGGATCTAATTTGGATGATATGGGAGACTATCGCCCGGGGCTTAAAGCAATTGCCGAATTGCATGTGTTGAGTCCTTTACGGGTAGCACAGTTTGACAAAAAGAAGATCCGTTCTTTATCTGCCGCTTTAGGTTTACCGACAAAAAACATGCCTTCATTAGCCTGCCTAGCAACGCGAATGCCGTATAACCATACGATTGATCCGGCCATACTGGGTAAGGTTGATTTGGCTGAGGAATTTTTATTAAACAGGGGGTTCAAACAGGTTAGAGTACGTGTACACGGCGATTTGGCCCGAATTGAATTGGCCCCTGCTGAGTTAACGTCGCTTTTAACAAACAGTGATTTGCGTCTAGAAATAAATCAATATTTATGTGGTTTAGGCTTTAATTATGTTACCTTGGATATCATTGGCTACCGTACTGGCAGCATGAACTTGAATGTTAATAGTGTGAATAGAAAATAA
- the pdxS gene encoding pyridoxal 5'-phosphate synthase lyase subunit PdxS has product MEVQMKTAINQKLLGGVIMDVTTPEQAKIAEAAGAVAVMALERIPADIRAAGGVSRMSDPKMIRSIMEAVSIPVMAKVRIGHFVEAQILEAIGIDYIDESEVLSPADNVYHVDKTKFNTPFVCGARNLGEALRRIQEGACMIRTKGEAGTGDVVQAVSHMRQIQAEIRAVVSMAENELYHAAKDYAVPYELLKYVHDNGKLSVPNFSAGGVATPADAALMRQLGAEGVFVGSGIFASGDPEKRARAIVKAVRNYNDPAVLAEVSTGLGKAMVGINEEEIRTLMAERGV; this is encoded by the coding sequence ATGGAGGTTCAAATGAAAACTGCTATCAATCAAAAACTTCTCGGTGGCGTTATTATGGATGTCACCACACCCGAGCAGGCAAAAATTGCCGAGGCAGCCGGTGCTGTCGCCGTAATGGCTTTGGAACGCATTCCGGCCGATATTCGAGCAGCCGGCGGAGTATCGCGCATGTCAGATCCAAAAATGATTCGCAGTATTATGGAAGCGGTAAGCATTCCGGTTATGGCTAAGGTGCGTATCGGTCATTTTGTGGAAGCACAAATTTTGGAGGCCATCGGCATCGATTATATTGATGAAAGTGAAGTTCTATCACCGGCCGACAACGTTTATCATGTCGATAAAACCAAGTTTAATACCCCATTTGTCTGTGGGGCTCGCAATTTGGGCGAAGCATTACGTCGAATACAAGAAGGAGCTTGTATGATTCGGACTAAAGGTGAGGCCGGTACAGGTGATGTTGTTCAAGCAGTTTCGCATATGAGACAAATTCAAGCTGAAATTCGCGCCGTAGTTTCAATGGCTGAAAATGAACTCTATCACGCCGCCAAGGATTATGCTGTCCCGTATGAACTGCTGAAGTATGTTCATGACAACGGTAAATTATCTGTTCCGAACTTTTCGGCCGGCGGCGTGGCTACTCCTGCCGATGCTGCTTTAATGCGTCAGTTGGGTGCAGAAGGCGTATTTGTAGGAAGCGGTATTTTTGCATCCGGTGATCCTGAAAAACGCGCTAGAGCTATTGTAAAGGCAGTACGTAATTATAATGATCCGGCCGTACTCGCGGAAGTTTCCACCGGCCTCGGTAAGGCCATGGTAGGAATTAATGAAGAAGAAATAAGAACACTGATGGCGGAACGCGGCGTATAA
- the rny gene encoding ribonuclease Y, giving the protein MDKLYYILAAVIGLALGIGITYLFYRLDLNKARAKLVTESKLAGEKAEQAYNEACKNGESRKRELLLQVKEEIQRSRINLERDVRERKADLQRERNRIDQKEEQLERRLGDLSNREEKYETKLAALQDEERRIAEMEETKKLELEKISSLSMEEAKNQVLSLAKDTYRHEMALMLRQMEEETKDKAEYKAKEIIATAIQRYSADCVSETTVSVVNLPSDEMKGRIIGREGRNIRAIETITGADLIIDDTPEAVIVSCFDPIRREIAKLTIEKLVLDGRIHPARIEEMAEKSRKEIDAIIKREGERACLETGIMGMHPELMKYLGRMHYRYSHGQNCLKHSLEVSWLCGLMAAELDLDVTMAKRAGLLHDIGKAADFELEGSHVTIGGDLARRFNEPPIVINSIVSHHGDCEALTPIAVLVAAADALSAARPGARRENVETYIKRIQRLEEIAMSHEGVEKCYAIKAGREIRVLVQPEKVSDEDMILTAREICHEIEEELSYPGTIKVNMIRETRVSDMAK; this is encoded by the coding sequence ATGGATAAACTTTACTATATCCTTGCTGCGGTAATCGGCCTTGCTCTGGGAATTGGCATAACCTATTTATTTTATCGTTTGGATCTTAACAAAGCTCGGGCTAAACTGGTCACTGAAAGCAAATTGGCCGGTGAAAAAGCTGAGCAGGCTTACAACGAAGCATGTAAAAACGGTGAAAGCAGAAAAAGGGAATTGCTTTTACAAGTCAAGGAGGAAATTCAACGCTCCCGTATTAATCTGGAACGAGATGTACGTGAACGCAAAGCTGATTTACAGCGTGAGCGTAACCGAATTGATCAAAAAGAAGAGCAACTTGAAAGACGTTTGGGTGATTTGAGCAACCGAGAAGAGAAGTATGAAACAAAACTTGCCGCGTTGCAGGATGAAGAACGTCGTATCGCAGAAATGGAAGAAACTAAGAAACTGGAACTCGAAAAAATTTCGTCTTTGTCGATGGAAGAAGCCAAAAATCAGGTGCTTTCTTTAGCTAAAGATACTTACCGTCATGAAATGGCCTTGATGCTGCGACAGATGGAAGAAGAAACTAAAGATAAAGCTGAGTATAAAGCTAAAGAAATTATCGCCACAGCGATTCAGCGTTACTCAGCAGACTGTGTCTCTGAAACAACGGTATCCGTAGTCAACCTACCAAGTGATGAGATGAAAGGGCGGATTATAGGGCGCGAAGGTCGCAACATAAGAGCTATTGAAACCATAACTGGCGCGGATTTGATTATTGATGATACTCCTGAAGCGGTGATTGTCTCGTGCTTTGACCCGATTAGGCGTGAGATCGCTAAGCTTACGATTGAAAAACTAGTCTTGGACGGCAGAATTCATCCGGCACGAATCGAAGAAATGGCGGAAAAATCGCGTAAAGAGATTGATGCCATCATTAAGCGAGAAGGCGAACGTGCCTGCTTGGAAACGGGAATTATGGGCATGCATCCCGAGTTAATGAAATATTTGGGCCGTATGCATTACCGTTACAGTCATGGCCAGAATTGTTTAAAGCATTCTCTCGAAGTGAGTTGGCTATGCGGCTTAATGGCAGCTGAGCTTGATCTGGATGTAACTATGGCGAAGCGTGCCGGGCTTTTGCATGATATAGGCAAGGCAGCCGATTTTGAGCTGGAAGGATCCCATGTGACGATTGGAGGAGATTTGGCTCGTAGATTTAACGAACCTCCCATCGTTATTAATTCTATCGTATCGCATCATGGCGACTGCGAAGCTTTAACTCCTATTGCAGTGTTAGTGGCTGCGGCCGATGCTTTATCGGCAGCAAGGCCGGGTGCAAGACGTGAAAATGTAGAAACTTACATCAAACGTATTCAACGTTTGGAAGAGATAGCGATGTCGCATGAGGGAGTTGAAAAATGCTACGCTATAAAGGCGGGTCGGGAAATAAGAGTTTTGGTTCAACCGGAAAAGGTCTCCGATGAAGATATGATTTTGACCGCTCGGGAGATTTGTCATGAGATTGAAGAAGAACTTAGCTATCCCGGAACGATAAAAGTCAATATGATTCGTGAAACCCGTGTCTCCGATATGGCAAAGTAG
- a CDS encoding TIGR00282 family metallophosphoesterase, translating into MLRIIFIGDVVGTAGIKMIQRELPRLRQELQVDFCVANGENAAGGLGITGSLAQALYKAGIDCITLGNHTWSKWEINSWIDTDKSMLRPGNGGKNWSGQSCAVFDLPQGKIMVTQILGQVFMESCESPFDYIDRELTVWKQKFAPNITLVDFHAEATAEKQTMGYFLDGRVTAVLGTHTHVQTADEHILTRGTAYITDVGMTGPGNGVIGMRQSTAMRRFVDHLPARYELADGKTVMQAVFIEADPSNGKASKIERIFLRD; encoded by the coding sequence TTGCTGCGTATTATTTTTATCGGAGATGTTGTCGGAACTGCCGGCATTAAAATGATTCAACGTGAGTTACCGCGTTTGCGCCAAGAATTACAGGTAGACTTTTGTGTCGCCAACGGTGAAAATGCAGCCGGAGGTTTGGGCATAACCGGTTCATTGGCGCAGGCATTATATAAAGCTGGGATAGATTGCATCACGCTCGGCAATCACACTTGGTCAAAGTGGGAAATCAACAGTTGGATAGATACGGATAAGTCCATGTTGCGTCCGGGTAATGGGGGGAAGAATTGGTCCGGTCAGAGCTGTGCCGTTTTTGACTTACCGCAAGGGAAAATTATGGTCACACAGATACTCGGTCAGGTATTTATGGAATCCTGCGAATCTCCTTTTGATTATATTGATCGTGAGCTTACCGTTTGGAAACAGAAGTTTGCGCCAAATATAACTTTGGTCGATTTTCATGCAGAAGCGACAGCTGAGAAACAAACCATGGGCTATTTTCTAGACGGTCGGGTAACCGCTGTGCTAGGGACGCATACGCATGTGCAGACTGCCGATGAACACATCTTAACGCGCGGTACTGCTTATATAACTGATGTAGGGATGACGGGACCTGGCAATGGGGTGATTGGGATGCGCCAAAGCACGGCTATGCGGAGATTCGTCGACCATTTGCCAGCACGATATGAATTGGCTGATGGGAAGACAGTTATGCAAGCTGTTTTTATCGAAGCTGATCCGTCCAATGGTAAAGCGAGCAAGATTGAACGAATTTTTTTACGAGATTAA
- the lspA gene encoding signal peptidase II encodes MIYLLIILLGIAADQAVKLSVIRHLQDGELLTVISNFFNITKTVNRGAAWSFLAGQAWGIYLLTAISAVALVVLLVCVYSTKEKVNRFGLSLMAAGCAGNLIDRVLYRGVVDMFAFNFGSFHYPVFNVADICLVIGTLIFVLFSSFKKNGGKDDHRIGLAA; translated from the coding sequence ATGATATATTTATTGATAATTTTATTGGGTATAGCAGCCGACCAAGCTGTAAAATTAAGTGTCATACGGCACTTGCAGGACGGAGAGTTGTTGACTGTTATCAGTAATTTTTTTAATATTACAAAAACGGTGAACCGGGGAGCGGCTTGGAGCTTTTTGGCAGGTCAAGCTTGGGGAATTTACCTCCTCACAGCAATCTCGGCGGTTGCTTTAGTTGTTTTACTTGTATGCGTGTATAGTACTAAAGAAAAAGTTAATCGTTTCGGGCTGAGCCTAATGGCAGCAGGGTGCGCCGGCAATTTGATCGATCGCGTTCTTTATCGTGGGGTGGTTGACATGTTTGCCTTTAACTTCGGCAGTTTCCATTATCCGGTATTTAACGTTGCCGATATTTGCTTGGTAATAGGAACTTTGATTTTTGTTTTATTTAGTTCATTTAAGAAAAATGGTGGTAAAGATGATCATAGAATTGGACTTGCCGCTTAA